One genomic segment of Mycolicibacterium neworleansense includes these proteins:
- a CDS encoding aminotransferase-like domain-containing protein, translating into MDNDSTERIVSGLRKWIGTAPPGAQLPSNRALVAEYAASPVTVAKAMRTLRSLGLVESRPGVGTFVRTVRTARLPDYGWQTAALRSPQARVPALSTPLRSVAPDVIAFHSGYPVRELLPERLVRTACARAGRGDAALSPAPAPGRPDLQAWFAQELAEAFGAGVTVPTAREVIVLPGSQSGLSSIFRALVGFGQPMLIESPSYWGAILAAAQCGVRLVPVPSGPRGPEPEELSRAFAESGARVFYAQPNYANPTGAQWEPELAAEILEVVRRHGAFLVEDDWAHDFGIDSSPRPVAASDDAGHVIYLRSLTKSVSPSIRVGAMVARGPARDRILADRGAESMYVSGLLQAAALDVVTQPAWRTHLRDLRQQLRARRDLLIAAVTEHAPGTQLEQIPRGGLHLWLRLPDATNLQRLVRDCEAESVLVAAGNEWFPAEPSGPYLRLNYSGPDPQRFAEGAQVIGRALDRQLG; encoded by the coding sequence ATGGATAACGATAGCACTGAGCGGATCGTGTCCGGCCTGCGGAAGTGGATCGGCACCGCGCCACCGGGCGCGCAGCTGCCGTCCAACCGGGCGCTGGTGGCTGAATATGCGGCCAGTCCGGTCACCGTCGCCAAGGCGATGCGCACCCTGCGCAGCCTGGGACTGGTCGAGAGCCGGCCGGGGGTCGGGACGTTCGTGCGAACGGTGCGCACGGCCCGTCTGCCCGACTATGGCTGGCAGACGGCGGCTTTGCGCTCCCCGCAGGCGCGCGTCCCGGCGCTGTCGACGCCGCTGCGCAGCGTCGCGCCCGACGTGATCGCGTTTCACTCCGGTTATCCGGTCCGCGAACTACTTCCCGAACGACTGGTCCGTACCGCATGCGCCAGGGCCGGGCGCGGGGACGCCGCACTGAGCCCGGCTCCCGCGCCCGGCCGCCCGGACCTGCAGGCCTGGTTCGCGCAGGAGTTGGCCGAGGCCTTCGGGGCGGGCGTCACCGTCCCGACGGCTCGTGAGGTGATCGTGCTGCCGGGCAGCCAGAGCGGCCTGAGCTCGATCTTTCGTGCACTGGTCGGATTCGGGCAGCCGATGCTGATCGAGTCGCCGAGCTATTGGGGAGCCATTCTGGCCGCGGCCCAGTGCGGCGTGCGGCTGGTACCGGTGCCCAGTGGACCGCGCGGGCCTGAACCCGAGGAACTTTCGCGCGCCTTCGCCGAAAGTGGTGCCCGGGTGTTCTACGCCCAGCCCAACTACGCCAATCCAACTGGTGCCCAATGGGAGCCGGAGCTCGCCGCCGAGATCCTGGAAGTGGTGCGCCGGCACGGCGCGTTCCTGGTCGAAGATGACTGGGCGCATGATTTCGGGATCGACAGCAGCCCAAGGCCGGTGGCGGCATCCGATGACGCCGGGCACGTCATCTATCTGAGGTCGCTGACCAAGAGCGTGTCGCCGTCGATCCGGGTGGGGGCGATGGTGGCGAGGGGCCCGGCCCGCGACCGGATTCTGGCAGACCGGGGTGCGGAGTCGATGTATGTCAGTGGGTTGTTGCAGGCCGCGGCGCTCGATGTGGTCACCCAGCCGGCCTGGCGCACGCACCTGCGTGATCTGCGCCAGCAGTTACGGGCCCGGCGTGACCTGCTGATTGCCGCGGTGACCGAACATGCTCCGGGTACGCAGCTCGAACAGATACCCCGCGGTGGGTTGCACCTGTGGCTGCGTCTGCCCGACGCGACGAATCTGCAGCGGTTGGTACGCGACTGTGAGGCGGAGTCGGTGCTGGTCGCGGCGGGCAACGAGTGGTTCCCGGCCGAGCCATCCGGGCCGTACCTGCGGCTCAACTACTCCGGACCCGATCCGCAACGCTTCGCCGAGGGGGCCCAGGTCATCGGCCGTGCCCTTGACCGTCAATTGGGATAG
- the nirD gene encoding nitrite reductase small subunit NirD, translated as MTVLDDRKDASAPNLSEWTTACRYDFLIPCRGVAVLLPGGAQAALFRLDDGSLHAVGNIDPFSGAAVVSRGIVGDRGGRATVQSPIKKQAFALDDGSCLDDAEVSIPVYRTRVTPGGFVQIAA; from the coding sequence ATGACAGTGCTCGACGATCGCAAAGACGCTTCCGCACCGAACCTCTCGGAGTGGACGACGGCCTGTCGATACGACTTCCTGATTCCTTGCCGCGGGGTCGCGGTGCTGCTGCCCGGCGGCGCGCAGGCGGCGCTGTTCCGCCTCGATGACGGCTCGCTGCACGCGGTCGGAAACATCGACCCGTTCTCCGGTGCGGCCGTGGTCTCCCGCGGGATCGTGGGCGATCGCGGTGGCCGGGCGACCGTGCAGTCACCGATCAAAAAGCAGGCCTTCGCGCTCGACGACGGTAGTTGCCTCGATGACGCGGAGGTGTCGATCCCGGTGTACCGGACCCGGGTCACTCCGGGTGGGTTCGTTCAGATCGCAGCCTGA
- the aac(2')-Ib gene encoding aminoglycoside N-acetyltransferase AAC(2')-Ib encodes MPIQDVSSPSVRGGILHTARLVHTADLDHETREGARRMVIEAFEGDFSDADWEHALGGMHAFICHHGALIAHAAVVQRRLIYRDTALRCGYVEAVAVREDWRGQGLATAVMDAVEQVLRGAYQLGALSSSESARDIYLARGWVPWQGPTSVLQPSGVTRTPEDDRSVLVLPVDLPVGLELDTTAEITCDWRNGDVW; translated from the coding sequence GTGCCCATCCAGGATGTCAGTTCGCCGTCCGTCCGAGGCGGGATCCTGCACACCGCGCGCCTGGTCCATACCGCCGATCTCGACCACGAGACCCGCGAAGGCGCCAGACGCATGGTCATCGAGGCGTTCGAGGGCGACTTCAGCGACGCCGACTGGGAACACGCCCTCGGCGGCATGCACGCGTTCATCTGCCATCACGGCGCCCTGATCGCGCACGCCGCCGTGGTTCAGCGGCGCCTGATCTACCGTGACACCGCACTGCGCTGCGGCTACGTGGAAGCCGTGGCGGTGCGCGAAGATTGGCGCGGTCAAGGTCTGGCCACGGCCGTGATGGACGCCGTCGAACAGGTCCTGCGTGGGGCCTACCAACTCGGCGCGCTCAGTTCGTCGGAGTCCGCCAGAGACATCTACCTCGCCCGCGGCTGGGTGCCCTGGCAGGGCCCCACCTCGGTGCTGCAGCCTTCCGGCGTGACACGCACTCCCGAGGACGACCGGTCGGTCTTGGTGCTGCCGGTCGACTTGCCGGTAGGCCTGGAACTCGACACCACAGCCGAGATCACCTGCGACTGGCGCAACGGCGACGTTTGGTAA
- a CDS encoding sirohydrochlorin chelatase — protein MSLVLVAHGTRKPGGVAMIGDLAARVSDMLGRPVHVSFVDVVGPTPSEVLASLPTDCPAVVVPAFLAAGYHVRVDVPTHVAASEHPAVTVTQPLGPCPGTVRVLADRLIESGWRPGDSVILAAAGTSDRSAQSDLRRTAALLSAVTGDRVELAFAATGAPSVAEAVAAQRGRSHRRVAVASYLLADGLFQDRLRESGADLVSEPLGTHPGMVRLIANRFRRAGVLSLPAAA, from the coding sequence ATGAGTCTGGTCCTGGTCGCACACGGAACCCGCAAGCCCGGCGGGGTGGCGATGATCGGCGATCTCGCCGCACGGGTGTCCGACATGCTGGGCCGGCCCGTACACGTCTCCTTCGTCGACGTGGTGGGCCCCACACCGAGCGAAGTACTCGCATCTCTTCCGACGGACTGCCCGGCCGTGGTGGTGCCCGCATTTCTGGCCGCCGGATACCACGTCCGAGTCGACGTGCCCACCCATGTGGCAGCCAGCGAACACCCCGCCGTCACTGTCACCCAGCCGCTGGGCCCATGCCCCGGCACCGTCCGCGTGCTGGCCGACCGGCTCATCGAATCAGGTTGGCGACCTGGCGATTCCGTGATTCTCGCAGCGGCCGGAACCTCCGATCGAAGCGCGCAGTCGGACCTGCGGCGCACCGCCGCACTGCTGTCAGCGGTGACCGGCGACCGCGTAGAACTGGCCTTCGCCGCCACCGGCGCGCCTAGTGTGGCCGAAGCCGTCGCCGCGCAGCGCGGCCGCAGCCATCGCCGCGTAGCTGTGGCGTCCTACCTGCTCGCCGATGGGCTTTTCCAGGACCGGCTGCGTGAATCCGGCGCCGACCTCGTAAGTGAACCGCTGGGCACCCATCCCGGAATGGTCCGGCTGATTGCGAACCGGTTCCGCCGCGCCGGGGTACTGAGCCTGCCGGCCGCGGCGTAG
- a CDS encoding nitrate/nitrite transporter → MPTLLKSNRITNWDPEDTVAWEAGNKYIARRNLIWSVFAEHVGFSIWSIWSVMVLFMPEAVYGFSAGDKFLLGATATLVGGCLRIPYTLATATFGGRNWTVFSAFVLLIPTVGTMVLLANPGLPLWPYLLCAALAGFGGGNFASSMTNINAFYPQRLKGWALGLNAGGGNIGVPMIQLVGLLVIATAGNRSPYWVCAIYLVALAVAGIGAALNMDNLEQHKIDLGAMKAILAERDTWVISLLYIGTFGSFIGFSFAFGQVLQINFAAGGQTAAQASLHAAQIAFLGPLLGSVSRVYGGKLADRIGGGRVTLAVFAGMILAAGLLVGISMFDDHTAGAANSLMMIGYVVGFIALFLLSGLGNGSVYKMIPSIFEARSHSLQVSEEERQRWSLSMSGALIGFAGAIGALGGVGINLALRQSYLTSGSATAAFLIFLAFYLVASACTWFRYVRRPAATGVTPAPEDRHASAMVG, encoded by the coding sequence ATGCCCACATTGCTGAAGTCGAATCGCATCACCAACTGGGATCCCGAGGACACCGTGGCCTGGGAAGCCGGCAACAAGTACATCGCGCGACGGAATCTGATCTGGTCGGTGTTCGCCGAGCATGTCGGCTTCTCCATCTGGTCCATCTGGTCGGTGATGGTGCTGTTCATGCCGGAGGCCGTGTACGGCTTCTCGGCCGGGGACAAGTTCCTGCTGGGCGCCACCGCCACCCTGGTGGGCGGCTGCCTGCGCATCCCCTACACGCTGGCCACCGCCACCTTCGGCGGCCGGAACTGGACGGTCTTCTCGGCCTTCGTCTTGCTGATCCCCACCGTCGGAACGATGGTGCTGCTGGCCAATCCGGGCCTGCCGCTGTGGCCCTACCTGCTGTGCGCGGCCCTGGCCGGCTTCGGCGGCGGCAACTTCGCCTCGTCGATGACCAACATCAACGCGTTCTACCCACAACGGCTCAAGGGCTGGGCACTGGGGCTCAACGCCGGCGGCGGCAACATCGGCGTGCCGATGATCCAGCTGGTCGGGCTGCTGGTGATCGCGACCGCGGGTAACCGTTCCCCGTACTGGGTGTGTGCCATTTACCTCGTGGCGCTGGCCGTGGCCGGAATCGGCGCGGCGCTCAACATGGACAACCTCGAGCAGCACAAGATCGACCTGGGCGCGATGAAAGCCATTCTGGCAGAACGTGATACCTGGGTGATCTCGCTGCTCTACATCGGTACCTTCGGATCCTTCATCGGTTTCTCGTTCGCCTTCGGCCAGGTCCTGCAGATCAACTTCGCCGCCGGCGGCCAGACCGCGGCGCAGGCCTCGCTGCACGCCGCGCAGATCGCGTTCCTCGGCCCGCTGCTCGGCTCGGTGTCCCGGGTGTACGGCGGCAAGCTGGCCGACCGGATCGGTGGCGGCCGCGTGACCCTGGCGGTGTTCGCCGGCATGATCCTGGCGGCCGGGCTGCTGGTCGGGATCAGCATGTTCGACGATCACACCGCCGGTGCGGCCAACAGCCTCATGATGATCGGCTACGTGGTCGGATTCATCGCCCTGTTCCTGCTCAGTGGCCTGGGCAACGGCTCGGTCTACAAGATGATCCCGTCCATCTTCGAGGCCCGCAGCCACTCCCTGCAGGTCAGCGAAGAGGAGCGGCAGCGGTGGTCGCTGTCGATGTCGGGCGCGCTGATCGGATTCGCCGGTGCCATCGGTGCCCTGGGCGGCGTGGGCATCAACCTGGCGCTGCGCCAGTCCTACCTGACCAGCGGATCGGCCACCGCGGCGTTCCTGATCTTCCTGGCCTTTTATCTGGTGGCCTCGGCCTGCACCTGGTTCCGCTACGTCCGGCGGCCGGCTGCGACGGGCGTCACACCGGCCCCCGAAGACCGACACGCCTCGGCAATGGTCGGTTAA
- a CDS encoding isocitrate lyase/PEP mutase family protein produces MSETTLQERAAALLALHQPGNPVVLPTVWDAWSARLAVGEGFSALTVGSHPLADSIGKADGEVMSFDDLLTRVRQITDAVDVPVSVDIESGYGERPERLIEGLLGAGAVGLNIEDTVHKEGKRLRSSTEHAELVGQLRAAADAAGVHVVINARTDLFLRNDGDDADRVDRAIARLSEAAAAGADSLFPPGLRDPEALARLVSEVPLPVSVTVPPDTADLAELTAAGVGRITFGPFLQAVLSARAKEVLGRWR; encoded by the coding sequence ATGAGTGAGACCACGTTGCAGGAGCGGGCGGCGGCGCTGCTGGCGCTGCACCAACCCGGCAACCCCGTTGTGTTGCCCACGGTGTGGGATGCCTGGTCGGCGCGACTGGCGGTCGGCGAGGGCTTCTCCGCGCTCACCGTGGGGAGTCACCCGCTGGCCGATTCGATCGGCAAGGCCGACGGCGAGGTGATGTCGTTCGACGATCTGCTGACCCGGGTGCGGCAAATCACCGACGCGGTCGACGTGCCGGTCTCGGTGGACATCGAGTCCGGTTACGGCGAGCGGCCGGAGCGGCTCATCGAGGGCCTGCTCGGCGCCGGGGCGGTCGGGCTCAACATCGAGGACACCGTGCACAAGGAGGGCAAGCGCCTGCGTAGCTCGACCGAGCACGCCGAGCTGGTGGGGCAGCTGCGTGCGGCAGCCGATGCCGCCGGGGTGCACGTCGTGATCAACGCACGGACCGACCTGTTCCTGCGCAACGACGGAGATGATGCCGATCGCGTCGACCGGGCGATCGCCAGGCTGTCCGAGGCGGCGGCCGCCGGGGCCGACTCGCTGTTCCCGCCAGGGCTGCGTGACCCGGAAGCGTTGGCGCGCTTGGTGTCCGAGGTTCCGCTGCCGGTCAGTGTGACCGTCCCGCCCGATACCGCCGACCTCGCGGAGTTGACGGCCGCCGGCGTCGGACGGATCACCTTCGGGCCGTTCCTGCAGGCCGTGCTGAGCGCGCGGGCCAAAGAGGTGCTCGGCCGCTGGAGGTAG
- a CDS encoding uroporphyrinogen-III synthase → MNEPDWAPLTGFRVAVTSARRADELSALLTRRGATVTSAAAITMVPLPDDDELRAHTASLIDVPPDIVVATTGIGFRGWFAAADGWGLAAELTDALSKARIVSRGPKATGALRAAGLPEEWSPESESSREVLRYLIEQGVAGQRIAVQLHGATDEWDPFPEFLDELRSAGAEVVPIRVYRWHPAPRDGEFDQMVTGIAERRYDAVSFTSAMAVASVLMRATEMDIADRVLAALRSDVHAMCVGPVTARPLVRLGVPTSSPERMRLGALARHITDELPLLQARTVRVAGHTLEIRGTCVVVDGTVKSLSPAAMATIRALAHRPGAVVSRFDLLSALPGTGTDTHAVETAVLRLRTALGDKNIVSTVVKRGYRLAVDEAEMARAR, encoded by the coding sequence ATGAACGAGCCCGACTGGGCACCGCTCACCGGTTTTCGTGTGGCGGTGACCTCCGCCCGACGTGCCGACGAACTGAGCGCGCTGCTGACCAGGCGTGGCGCGACGGTGACCAGTGCGGCCGCCATCACGATGGTTCCGCTGCCCGACGACGATGAACTGCGCGCCCACACCGCGTCGCTGATCGACGTCCCACCGGACATCGTGGTGGCGACCACAGGCATCGGTTTCCGCGGCTGGTTCGCCGCGGCCGACGGCTGGGGCCTGGCCGCCGAGCTCACCGACGCGCTGAGCAAAGCCCGCATCGTCTCCCGTGGCCCCAAGGCCACGGGAGCGTTGCGGGCCGCGGGCCTGCCCGAGGAATGGTCGCCCGAATCGGAATCCTCCCGGGAAGTGCTGCGCTACCTCATCGAGCAGGGCGTCGCGGGACAACGCATCGCCGTCCAGCTGCACGGAGCCACCGACGAGTGGGATCCGTTCCCCGAGTTCCTCGACGAATTGCGCAGTGCGGGCGCCGAGGTGGTACCGATCCGGGTCTACCGCTGGCACCCGGCGCCGCGGGACGGCGAATTCGACCAGATGGTCACCGGAATCGCCGAACGCCGCTACGACGCAGTGAGTTTCACCTCGGCCATGGCAGTGGCCTCCGTGCTGATGCGGGCCACCGAGATGGATATCGCCGACCGGGTGCTCGCGGCGCTGCGCTCCGATGTGCATGCCATGTGTGTCGGTCCGGTCACCGCCCGGCCCCTGGTTCGGCTCGGGGTGCCGACCTCGTCGCCGGAACGAATGAGGCTGGGCGCCTTGGCCCGTCACATCACCGACGAACTGCCACTGCTGCAAGCCCGCACCGTCCGAGTCGCCGGGCACACCCTCGAGATCCGGGGCACCTGCGTCGTGGTCGACGGCACGGTCAAGTCGCTGTCCCCGGCCGCGATGGCCACCATCCGGGCACTGGCTCACCGCCCCGGTGCGGTGGTGTCGCGGTTCGACCTGCTCAGCGCGCTGCCGGGCACCGGCACCGACACCCACGCCGTGGAAACCGCAGTGCTGAGGCTTCGTACCGCGTTGGGAGACAAGAACATCGTGTCTACGGTCGTCAAGCGGGGCTATCGCCTGGCCGTGGACGAAGCCGAGATGGCGCGGGCGCGATGA
- a CDS encoding DMT family transporter, whose product MLVQSSATRNSSSALSHPGLWWGLLGVTAFSFTIVFTKVAIGGLSALFIGAGRAVVAAAIAAAALALTRQTLPTGRQWARLAVVAAGVVAGFPLLTSYALTVVPASHGAIVVALLPAATAVCAVLRGHERPPAAFWVMAAAGALAAVVFAMLHGAGFGHLSWPDLLLFGAVLAAAIGYAEGGLLARELGAWQTVSWALVVAAPVMLALTALAVVQHRPHATPVQWAAFGYLAAVSMYLGFFAWYRGLAIGPMTQVSQVQLIQPVMTIGWAALLLHEQLTWSTVLGGAVVIGCAALAVRIRLR is encoded by the coding sequence ATGTTGGTACAGAGTAGCGCTACTCGGAATAGTTCGTCTGCGCTATCCCACCCCGGACTGTGGTGGGGACTGTTGGGCGTGACGGCGTTCTCCTTCACCATCGTGTTCACCAAGGTGGCCATCGGCGGGCTGTCCGCACTGTTCATCGGCGCCGGGCGGGCCGTCGTCGCGGCCGCCATCGCCGCAGCGGCCCTGGCCCTGACCCGGCAGACTCTGCCCACCGGCCGGCAGTGGGCTCGGCTGGCCGTGGTGGCAGCCGGCGTCGTGGCGGGCTTTCCGCTACTGACCTCATATGCACTGACGGTGGTTCCGGCCAGCCACGGGGCCATCGTGGTCGCGTTGCTGCCGGCCGCCACCGCGGTGTGCGCGGTGCTGCGCGGGCACGAGCGTCCGCCGGCCGCTTTCTGGGTGATGGCGGCGGCCGGGGCGCTGGCCGCAGTCGTTTTCGCCATGCTGCACGGCGCCGGATTCGGCCACCTCAGCTGGCCCGACCTGTTGCTGTTCGGCGCGGTGCTCGCCGCGGCGATCGGATACGCCGAGGGCGGGCTACTGGCCAGAGAACTCGGTGCCTGGCAGACCGTGTCCTGGGCCCTGGTGGTCGCGGCGCCGGTGATGCTGGCCCTGACCGCACTGGCCGTCGTGCAACATCGCCCGCACGCGACCCCGGTGCAGTGGGCCGCGTTCGGCTACCTGGCGGCGGTCAGCATGTATCTGGGCTTCTTCGCCTGGTACCGAGGACTGGCCATCGGGCCGATGACCCAGGTGAGCCAGGTGCAGTTGATCCAGCCGGTGATGACCATCGGCTGGGCGGCGCTGTTGCTACACGAACAACTGACCTGGTCGACCGTGCTCGGTGGGGCCGTGGTGATCGGGTGCGCGGCCCTGGCGGTCCGCATCCGCCTTCGCTGA
- the nirB gene encoding nitrite reductase large subunit NirB, translating into MSSTQNVVVVGHGMVGHRFVEALRSRDAAGTWRVTVLSEEADAAYDRVGLTAYTEHWDRAQLALPGNDYAGDDQVELRLGCAVAEIDREARTVHTVTGESFEYDALVLATGSYAFVPPVPGRDLPGVHVYRTLDDLDAIRASAKSAMDSKSPVGVVIGGGLLGLEAANALRQFGLRTHVLEMSPHLMSAQLDEAGGTLLNRMMRGLGIEVHTAVGTDSIAPVQRHKPLRKSDVDDSMRISLNDGSTIDAGLVVFAAGVRPRDELARAAGLDMAQRGGVLTDLSCVTSDPNIYAIGEVAAIDGRCYGLVAPGYTTAEVVADRLLGGEAEFPGADMSTKLKLLGVDVASFGDAKGVTPNCLEVVVNDPVKQTYAKLVLSDDAKTLLGGILVGDASAYGVLRPMVASELPGDPLALIAPVSDGDAPALGVAALPDIAQICSCNNVTKGDLKEAICGGCDDVPSLKKCTLAGTSCGSCVPLLKQLLEAEGVEQSKSLCEHFSQSRAELFEIISATEIRTFSGLIERFGTGKGCDICKPTIASILASTSSDHILAGEQASLQDSNDHFLANIQKNGSYSVVPRSPGGEITPEQLILIGEIARDFDLYTKITGGQRIDMFGARVEQLPQIWARLVEGGMESGHAYGKSLRTVKSCVGSTWCRYGQQDSVNMAVEIEKRYRGLRAPHKIKMAVSGCARECAEAQSKDVGIIATEQGWNLYVCGNGGMSPRHAQLLAGDLDDETLIRYIDRFLMFYIRTADRLQRTAPWLEAMDGGLDHLREVVCNDSLGLAEEFEAAMERHVDGYACEWKGVLEDPEKLSRFVSFVNAPDVDDPTITFTERAGRKVPGATDIGMPKIRGFQEAK; encoded by the coding sequence ATGTCGTCAACACAGAACGTCGTGGTCGTCGGACACGGCATGGTGGGCCACCGCTTCGTCGAGGCGTTGCGGTCGCGTGACGCCGCGGGGACCTGGCGGGTCACCGTGCTGTCGGAGGAAGCTGACGCCGCATATGACCGGGTCGGACTCACCGCCTACACCGAGCACTGGGACCGGGCCCAGCTGGCCCTGCCCGGAAATGACTACGCCGGTGATGACCAGGTTGAGCTGCGGCTCGGCTGCGCGGTCGCCGAGATCGACCGGGAAGCCCGCACGGTGCACACCGTCACCGGCGAGAGCTTCGAGTACGACGCGCTGGTGCTGGCCACCGGCTCGTATGCGTTCGTGCCGCCGGTGCCCGGGCGTGACCTGCCGGGCGTGCACGTCTACCGCACCCTCGATGACCTCGACGCCATCCGCGCCAGCGCGAAGAGCGCGATGGACTCGAAGTCGCCGGTCGGAGTGGTGATCGGTGGTGGTCTGCTCGGCCTGGAAGCGGCCAACGCGCTGCGGCAGTTCGGCCTGAGGACCCACGTTCTGGAGATGTCGCCGCATCTGATGTCGGCACAGCTCGACGAGGCCGGTGGCACCCTGCTGAACCGGATGATGCGGGGTCTCGGCATCGAGGTGCACACCGCGGTCGGCACCGACAGCATTGCGCCGGTACAGCGGCACAAGCCGCTGCGGAAGTCCGACGTGGATGACTCGATGCGCATTTCGCTGAACGACGGCAGCACGATCGATGCCGGGCTGGTCGTCTTCGCGGCCGGTGTGCGCCCGCGTGACGAGCTGGCCCGCGCGGCCGGCCTCGACATGGCGCAGCGCGGTGGCGTCCTCACCGATCTGTCTTGTGTGACAAGCGATCCCAACATCTATGCGATCGGTGAGGTGGCAGCGATCGATGGCCGCTGCTACGGCCTGGTGGCGCCGGGATACACCACCGCTGAGGTGGTGGCCGACCGCCTGCTCGGTGGTGAGGCCGAGTTCCCCGGTGCGGACATGTCGACCAAGCTCAAGCTGCTCGGCGTCGACGTCGCCAGTTTCGGTGATGCCAAAGGGGTTACGCCCAACTGCCTGGAGGTGGTCGTCAACGACCCGGTCAAGCAGACGTACGCCAAGCTGGTGCTCTCCGATGACGCCAAGACGCTGCTCGGCGGCATCCTGGTCGGTGACGCGTCGGCGTACGGGGTGCTGCGGCCGATGGTCGCCAGCGAACTCCCCGGGGACCCACTGGCGTTGATCGCTCCGGTCAGCGACGGCGACGCACCCGCGCTCGGCGTGGCGGCCCTTCCCGATATCGCACAGATCTGCTCGTGCAACAACGTCACCAAAGGTGATCTGAAAGAAGCGATCTGCGGCGGCTGCGACGATGTGCCCAGCCTCAAGAAGTGCACGCTGGCCGGCACGTCGTGTGGTTCCTGTGTGCCGCTGCTCAAGCAGCTGCTGGAGGCCGAGGGTGTCGAGCAGTCCAAGTCGCTGTGTGAGCACTTCAGCCAGTCTCGGGCCGAACTCTTCGAGATCATCAGCGCCACCGAGATCCGGACCTTCTCCGGCTTGATCGAGCGGTTCGGAACCGGAAAAGGTTGCGACATCTGCAAACCGACGATCGCCTCGATCCTGGCGTCGACCAGTTCCGACCACATCCTGGCCGGCGAGCAGGCCTCACTGCAGGATTCCAACGACCACTTCCTGGCCAACATCCAGAAGAACGGCAGCTACTCGGTGGTGCCCCGGTCGCCCGGCGGTGAGATCACGCCCGAACAGTTGATCCTGATCGGGGAAATCGCACGGGATTTCGACCTGTACACCAAGATCACCGGCGGGCAGCGCATCGACATGTTCGGGGCGCGGGTCGAGCAGTTGCCGCAGATCTGGGCGCGCCTGGTCGAGGGCGGCATGGAGTCCGGTCACGCCTACGGCAAGTCGCTGCGCACCGTGAAGAGCTGCGTGGGCAGCACCTGGTGCCGGTACGGCCAGCAGGATTCGGTGAACATGGCGGTCGAGATCGAGAAGCGATACCGGGGCCTGCGGGCTCCGCACAAGATCAAGATGGCCGTCTCCGGGTGCGCGCGCGAATGCGCCGAAGCGCAGAGCAAGGACGTCGGCATCATCGCGACCGAGCAGGGCTGGAATCTCTACGTCTGCGGCAACGGTGGGATGTCCCCGCGGCACGCCCAGCTGCTGGCAGGCGACCTCGATGACGAGACACTGATCCGCTACATCGATCGCTTCCTGATGTTCTACATCCGTACCGCGGACCGCCTGCAACGCACCGCGCCATGGCTGGAGGCGATGGACGGTGGACTCGATCACCTGCGCGAGGTCGTGTGCAACGACTCGCTCGGGCTGGCCGAGGAGTTCGAGGCGGCCATGGAACGCCATGTCGACGGCTACGCCTGCGAATGGAAGGGCGTGCTGGAGGACCCCGAGAAGCTCTCGCGGTTCGTGTCGTTCGTCAACGCACCGGACGTGGACGATCCGACCATCACCTTCACCGAGCGCGCCGGCCGGAAGGTGCCCGGCGCCACTGATATCGGGATGCCGAAGATCCGCGGATTCCAGGAGGCGAAATGA
- a CDS encoding helix-turn-helix domain-containing protein, whose translation MRPGDRVPAERLRQHLLNALERTSRPMTTAQLRDDMHEHFRAPVVIESVYRNLTVLERRGDVERRKLQGRDAHWSRATDQDQAAI comes from the coding sequence GTGCGACCCGGTGACCGGGTCCCGGCCGAACGTCTGCGTCAGCACCTGCTCAATGCGCTGGAACGCACGTCACGGCCGATGACGACCGCACAGCTACGTGACGACATGCACGAACACTTCCGTGCACCCGTCGTAATCGAGTCCGTTTACCGCAACCTGACGGTCCTGGAACGGCGCGGAGACGTCGAGCGCCGCAAGCTCCAGGGGCGCGACGCCCACTGGAGCCGGGCCACCGATCAGGATCAGGCTGCGATCTGA